One segment of Aquimarina sp. BL5 DNA contains the following:
- a CDS encoding DUF6327 family protein, which translates to MKKTYTSFKEIEQDLRKLSLQRQISLEEMKLLKSEFKDDLQPYQWVSTVLSAVKKYSIFYLIKKFFK; encoded by the coding sequence ATGAAAAAGACATACACTTCATTCAAGGAAATAGAACAAGATCTGCGTAAATTGAGTTTACAACGTCAAATATCCTTAGAAGAAATGAAACTTCTAAAATCTGAGTTCAAAGATGATTTACAACCGTATCAGTGGGTTTCCACAGTTCTTAGTGCGGTAAAGAAATATAGTATATTTTATCTGATTAAAAAGTTCTTTAAATAG
- a CDS encoding phage holin family protein has protein sequence MGVINALNETSNKAFDSGEKYVKASQEYYKLKAFQQLARAFSFLSKLAIIGGLLFLGLIFLTVSGAIWLGQLIGSTALACLIVAAALFTITGIAYLIRQKIDKNIIRKMSQEFFD, from the coding sequence ATGGGAGTAATTAACGCATTAAACGAAACCTCTAATAAAGCTTTTGATTCTGGAGAAAAGTATGTAAAAGCCTCTCAAGAATATTATAAGCTTAAAGCTTTCCAGCAATTGGCAAGAGCATTTTCATTCTTAAGCAAGCTGGCCATTATTGGTGGCTTGCTTTTCCTTGGATTAATATTCTTGACGGTGTCGGGAGCAATTTGGCTAGGACAACTTATTGGCAGTACTGCATTAGCTTGTTTAATAGTGGCTGCAGCACTGTTTACTATTACAGGTATAGCATATCTTATTCGCCAAAAAATTGATAAAAACATTATAAGAAAAATGTCTCAAGAATTTTTTGATTAA
- a CDS encoding YtxH domain-containing protein — protein sequence MSNSGNTFLGILAGTAIGAALGILFAPDKGVNTRKRLADEAQATKDHLAREASSLKHQIADTVSTQKETLDTKIESLVSDASYKADDVITSLEKKLSELKAKNKKLQKS from the coding sequence ATGAGTAATAGTGGAAATACATTTTTAGGAATTTTGGCAGGAACCGCAATTGGTGCAGCCTTAGGGATTCTATTTGCGCCAGATAAAGGTGTAAATACCAGAAAAAGATTAGCAGATGAAGCGCAAGCGACCAAAGATCATTTAGCAAGAGAAGCTTCTAGTTTAAAACATCAGATAGCAGATACTGTATCTACCCAAAAAGAAACGTTAGACACCAAAATTGAGTCTCTAGTTTCTGATGCAAGTTATAAAGCAGATGATGTTATTACTTCCCTTGAAAAAAAATTAAGCGAGCTGAAAGCTAAGAACAAGAAATTACAAAAATCGTAA